Below is a genomic region from Rhinoraja longicauda isolate Sanriku21f chromosome 34, sRhiLon1.1, whole genome shotgun sequence.
ACAATGACAATGAACACTTTTCCCGCACGAAGGATAGTCGCGAAAGATTAGCCCTTCCACAGACATGGTGagtggctctgaaaagagcctttGAGTTACTATGTTCAGTTTCTCTCGCTTACTTGCTCGCTCCGCCAGTTTTCTTGGGTAACAGCACGGCCTGGATATTAGGCAGCACACCGCCCTGAGCGATGGTCACCCCTCCCAGCAGTTTGTTGAGCTCCTCGTCGTTGCGGACAGCCAGCTGCAGATGTCTGGGGATGATGCGGCTCTTCTTGTTGTCCTGGGCCGCATTGCCGGCCAGCTCGAGGATTTCAGCCGTCAGATACTCGAGCACAGCAGCCAGATAGACCGGGGCTCCGGCACCAACACGCTGAGCATAGTTGCCCTTCCTCAGGTGTCTGTGTACACCGCCAACCGGGAACTGCAATCCGGCCCGGGACGAGCGAGACTTGGACTTGGCCCGAGCTTTGCCGCTGGTTTTTCCTCGTCCAGACATCTCCCGAATCTTGTACACGCAGAATGAGAAAATGATCACACACTCGCCCTTCTTGTACATTTTTGAGGAATCCAGTGAACCGCTGATGATTGGTGAAAAAGCACCTGATCTCATTGGTGAGAAGAATAACCCAATCACTGAACTGTTTTATCTACCAATCAAAACCCGCAACAAAAGCGCTGAAAATAACTGCCAGTCCCTCCAAAACCAGAACTTTG
It encodes:
- the LOC144609239 gene encoding histone H2AX-like: MSGRGKTSGKARAKSKSRSSRAGLQFPVGGVHRHLRKGNYAQRVGAGAPVYLAAVLEYLTAEILELAGNAAQDNKKSRIIPRHLQLAVRNDEELNKLLGGVTIAQGGVLPNIQAVLLPKKTGGASK